A stretch of DNA from Negativicutes bacterium:
ATAGGCGCGTCCGGTCATAAAGATGGCGAAGGTGCTGATGAAGGGTGTTTTGCCGCTGGCGGCAAATCCGGCGGCGATGCCGGTCATATTGGCTTCGGCAATGCCGCAGCTGAAAAAACGTTGGGGATACGCTCTGGCAAAACCGGCGGTCAGGGTGGAGGTGGCCACATCAGCATCCAGCACCACAATATTGGGGTTTTCGGCGCCAAGCGCAATTAAGGTTTCCTGATATGCCTCACGGGCTGCTTTTACTGTTGTCATCTTAATCTCCTTCACTCCGCCAATTCCGCCAGCGCCAGCGCCAGTTGTTCCGCATTGGGCGCGGTGCCGTGCCAGGACGCTTTGTTTTCCATAAAGGAAATTCCTTTGCCCTTGACCGTATGGGCTAAAATCAGGGTTGGTTTTTCGGTTTCGCGGCGGGCGGCGGCAAAACCTTGGCGGATATCGTCAAAGTTATGCCCGTCAATTTCCACCACATTCCAGCCAAAAGCCTGCCATTTTTCTTTTAAGGGGGAAACGCCCATCACATCGGCAACTTTGCCGGTAATCTGCAGGTCGTTGTTGTCTAAGATTGCGGTCAGGTTAGCTAACTGGTAATGAGCGGCCGCCATGGCGGCTTCCCAGATCTGGCCTTCCTGCTGTTCGCCGTCGCCCATCACCGCATAAATCCGGCTGCTGCGCTGGTCCATCCGAGCCGCCAAAGCCATGCCCACTGCTATGGAGAGGCCCTGACCCAGCGAACCGCTGGTAAAATCCACCCCGGGCGTTTTGTTCATATCGGGATGTCCCTGCAGCCGGCTGTTGATCTGCCGAAAGGTCATCAGCTCCGCTTTGGGGAAATAACCCCTGGCCGAGAGGATGGCGTAATAAACCGGCGTGGCGTGTCCTTTGCTGAGCACAAAGCGGTCGCGGTTGGGATCACGGGGATTTGTAGGATCAATATTCATCTCTTCAAAATAAAGGACGCTCAGCAGTTCCACCAAAGATAAGGAACCGCCGGGATGACCGGATTTGGCCGTGGCGACCATTTTTACAATGTCGCGCCGGGTTTCTTTGGCCAGGGCCAAGAGATCGGTTTGCATTTGTTTCACGCTCCTGCTTTCTTTTATCAATTTGCGCTGATTGCTTGTTTCGGAAGCTTTTTCGCAGGCGGGCAAGCGAATTCCTTTTGCTATTTTCAATCCTGTTGAAAGCGGCTATTTCTGCTTCGCCGCTCTTTTTTGCTTTTTTACTTCCCGCATGAATTTGGGGATGGCCAGCAAACGTCCCATGCGTTTGGGGTCGCGCAAGGCCCGGTAAAGCCATTCCAGATGGATGGACTGAATCCAGTGCGGCGCGCGTTTGTCCACGCCGGCCATGACATTAAAACTGCCGCCCACGCCGATGCAGACGGGCACGTTTAATTCTTTCAGGTGTTTCTGAATCCACAATTCCGCCGGCCGCGGCTTGCCCAGCGCGCAGAAGAGCATATCCACTTTTGCTTTGGCAATGGTTTCAATCATCACGGCTTCTTCCGCTTCATCAAAATAGCCGTCATGGGTGCCGCTCACCACCAGGCCGGGGTAGCGCGTTACCGCCTGGATCACCGCTTTTTCTGCCACACCGGGCGCCGCACCTAAAAAATAGGTGCGGTATTTTTTTGCGGCTGCCACTCGCAGCATTTCCTGCATTAAGTCATAACCGGCCACCCGTTCCGGCAAGGGGCTGCCCAGTTCGCGCGCGGCCCAAAGAATACCGCTGCCGTCGGGCACCAGCAGATCCGCTTTTTTTAAGGCCCGGCCGAATTCTTTTTCCTGCAGGCCGTTCCAGGCTATTTCCGGGTTGATGGTAACAATATGCGACGGCGTGCGTTTTGCAATACGCTTTTCCACCCAGGCTACCGCCTCCGGCATAGTCAGGCTGCCGACCTGAAAACCAACAATATTCACCGTTTTATTCATGGCGATCCTCCTCGATGGCGGCAAAAGCCAACTGCGCGCTGAGCATGGCCTGTTCGCGCAGCCGGTTGAGGGTCTGCTGCTCCGCTTCGCCCAAAGTGCTGCCGCTGTCCAATTGTTCTGTCACCAGCGCATACAATTCTTCGCTCCGCAACTCCAGAAGATTGCCGGCGGTGGTTTGCCGCACGCGCCGGGCAAAATGCTCTACTTTGGGATCATAACGGACGGCAATGGCTTTGGTCTGCGCCACCGCCGCAAAAATTAAGGCATGCAGCCGCACGCCAATCAGCAAATCGCAGGCGTCAATCAGGGAGATGACTTCTTCCACATGATGACCGCCGGGCAAGACGGCGGCCTGCTGTTGGTTTTGCAGGCGCGCCAGGATGGTTTCCGATATTTTCTCATCATCCTTTTCCTGCATGGGGATAAAGACAATGCGCGCCTTTCTTTCCACGATCAGCCGGTCCAGGGTGAGCGCCAGCTGTTCCACCCATTTTTCGTTGTCGCCCCAGGGGCGGACGGAGACGCCAATCAGCGGGCCGCTGCCCGGTTGCAGCTGTAATTGCCGCAGCAGCTGTTCGCCTAATTTCGCTTCCGGCCGGGGAAACAGGAGCACCGGGTCGGCCGAAAGCCGAATGCGTTCGGCTTTTAAACCAAGCCGCTGCAGTTCTTCTACCGATTCGGCGTCGCGCACCGTAATCACCCTGGCGCGTTGTAAAATAAACGCGGTCAGCCGCCGGTTCCACTTGCCGTTCAGGGGTCCGATGCCCTGCGCATAGATCATGAAAGGACAGCGGCGCAGGATTGCCAGCAGCAGAATGAACAGATAATAGCGCAGGCTGCGCGAGCTGGTCACGTCCTGCAGGAGGCTGCCGCCGCCGCTGATCAGCAAATCACTGCTGCCCAAGGCGTTCCAGATGGCGGCAAAATCGGTGCGCGAGAGGGAATGCACGCCATGGCTCTGCCGGGTGACGCCTGGGTTTGCCGATAAGACGGTCAGTTCCGCCGCGCTGTTCTGCTGCAGCAGGGCTTTCTGCACGGAAGTGAGAATGGCTTCGTCGCCCAGATTGCTGAATCCGTAATAACCGGAAATTAAAATCCGCGCCGCTCGCGCAGCCCCGGGCCGTTCTGCTGCATTAGAGTTCCGTTTGCTTGTTGTCATCACTTGGTTCCTCCCAATATCGTTTCCGGAGCCAAAGCGCCAATCTCATCACAAAATAAGCACAGAGTCCCAGGCAAACACCCAGTAAGATGCCCCAGAGGCCACGCTCAATGGCAATCATCATTCCGGAACGCACATGCGCAAAGGAATTCACCACGGAGACCCAGCCAACGCTTGCTATGGCCAGCAGCGGCCCCACCAAAAAAGCAAAGCCGGCGGCCAAAATGCCGGGAATCAGCAGAGAAGCCGGGTAGCCAATCAGGAATTCCTTGATTCTGGGTCTTGCTACCAGGACCTTCTCGAGGAATGCGCGCAGCTGCAGTTCCAGAGGGCTGATGCTGCTGACGGCGGCGTTACCGGAACGCAGCAGATAATAATAGGCGGCAAAAGCGGCGACTCCGGTAATCGTCAGCCACATCACACTAATCGGGCTGCCGAATAAGCTCTTGATATCGCTGCGTATCTGCAGCCAGCCGCGTTTGCCGGCCGGTTTGTGGAAACTGTAACCGTAACGCAGGAAAAACCAAAGCCCTAAAATCAGCAGCGGCAGGATGAAGCCGGCTTTCACGCCGCGGAAATACTGCAATTCCAGCATAAAATTGTTGTCACTCATCAGAATGCCCAGCAAAATGCCGCCGTTGATGGCAATCAGGAAGCTGCCGAGGGCTGCTTTGACGCTGTAGAACAAGACGCCGCCGGTTTTTAAATTCTTCGGCATCGCTTCCAGATAGCGCATGGCAAACATACCCGCCAGGACCGGATAAAGCACCTGCGCCGCAAAGGCGAGCAGCTGACGCAGCATCACCCAGCTGCCGGCAACCGTGCCGCCGGAACGGGCCAGATAACCAATCGCCAGCGCCGCCGCAGCGGCGCATACCGTTAAGATCAGCCAGTACTTTGTTTTGCCTTCCACACCCCACTGCATGAAAAATAAGACGGCGGAAAGCGCCAGGGCCAAAGGTAAGAGAACCATGCGTCCGGCTAAATGGAACGAGCCGATCGAACGCGCCGCCCCCATGGTATAACCGGAGTTTTCAAGACTGGCGACTGCTGTTTTGACCATAGCCTGATTCTTGCTGAGGATTTCAGCGGTAAGCACGGAACCGTTGCTAAAGAGCCGCAGGTACATGATCCGCATGTTGCGGTCCACCGCAGCACGCTGCCAGCGTTCCGCGATGCCGTCATAGGTCAGCCAATTCTTTTTATCCAATTCCGCCCGCTGAATGGAATAAACGCGAACCGCCTGAAAATCCGTTGCCTGCAGCAGCGCGCTGTCGCCGGTCAAACGCAGACTGTCCAATTGGGTTGCATTTTCCACCAGACCGTAATTCCAGCCGTATTGGTTGAGTATCTCCACAAAAGCATTGAAGGCGCCGTCCTGCGGGATTTTTTCATAGGCCGCGCCGCTAAAATCGGTGGTGCCGGGCAGCACTTTACCGGTGGCAATGATATTCGAAACCTTGCCGCAGGCAATCAGCGGCTGATAGAGCGCGCGCAGCTGCTCTGCCGTGATGCCGGGCGTTTCCGCGGGGCGCGGTTCAATCAGAAAGCCCAACGCCAGATATTCCTGCAGTTCGGTTTGGTCATACCATAAACCGGCTGTTTTATAAACCTCCCAGTAAGCGGAAGGGATTTCCAGAATCCCCAGCTTTTCGTTCTGAAAGCTGCGCCAGCCAAAGTGCCGGATCGGCCCGGACAACGATGAGGTGATCTGAGCAAACATCGCCAGGTTATCCGTAATCACATAGCGGCTCATTGTTTTTAAATTGTTCTGCAACAGCAGGGCAAAAGTGCTCTGCCCGTCGGTACGCAGCGCATCCGCTGCCTCGGCATAATCCAGGACGGTCAGATCGCCGCGCTTTTCCAATTCTTCAAAGGTTTTCTGATAAAGCGTAGCGGAGGTCGCGCCGGCGGCCCGAAAACCGGCCAGCGTGTCCAGGTAATATTGCCGGCCGCCATACCCTGCGGCAGCAAGATAGATCTCTTCGGTATCCAGAGAGATTTCAACCGATTTGGCGGCCCCTTCTGTCTGAATTCGCTCATAGGCGGTGAACCAAACAGGCAGCATCGAGAGTATAATCAATAAAATCAAGATTTTTTGCAGGCGTTTAAAGTTCAGCATGCTGATCCGTTCCTTTCCTGGCGGTATTGCTCTTCGCATCCGGTCCGGTTTCCGATTGGCTTTTATTTTCTTTTGGTTTTGATTTGGCCAAAATCCAGGTCAAGGCAAGCAAAGCGAGCAAGCCCAGCAGGCTGCCCAAAAACAAGCCCCAGCCGGTGCGCTGCAGAGATAATAAAAAGGGCGTATGCAAATGCATATAGGTATTGAAGACCGAAACCTGTCCGGCGGCGGCCAGCAGCAACGCCAGAAAACTCCAGACCGGCTGCCCGCTAAGCAGCGGCAGGATCAGCAGCGCCGGATAACCGGTGAGGAATTCTTTGAAGCGGGGGCGCACCCCAAAGAAACGGTCCAGAGCCTGCCGCAGCCACAATTCAAAGCCGCTGACGGCTCCAGTTTCGTTGCCGCTGCGCAGTATGTAAAAACCAATGCCGGCCAGCGCCAAAATACCGCCGGCCAGAGTTTTCCAGGTCAGGCGTTCTTTTAAACGGTTCAGCTGCTGACCGTGTTCCGTCTGCTGCCACAGCCAATAGGCGGCGGTCAGGACCAGCGGCAGCAGGTACGCCAGCTTGACGCCCCGGAAACTGCGGGCTGCCAGCAAATAGGCGTTCTCCGATAAAAGGGCATTGCCCAGGACGGCGCCGCTGAAGGTCAGGGCAGTCACAGCCAGCATACCAACAAGCGCTGTTTTCAGTTGGACCGCTCTGCCGGGCGGCGGTCCATTGTGCCACTGCCGTAAGAATTTCTGATAGAGGGTCAACCCCAAAGTGGGAAAGACAATGGCCGCCAGCAGCGCCATGCCTTCCAATAAAAGATAACCGGAGATCCAAAGCCTGCTGTAACAGAGAGACAGCAATAAGAGAGCACTTAAAGCAAAGGCATACAATAAAGGTTCCGGCACGCGGGGAAACCAGGCGGCAAATAAAAGCGCCGCGGCAGCCAGAATTCCCGCCGCCATAGAGAGGAAAGGCTGAAATCCCACACCCACCGCAGGCAGAGAGGCGGCTTTGCCCGGGGTGTAATCATTTGCCAGGAGATCGGTTCTGGTTTGCGTAATCCATTGCCGCAGCGAAGCCAGCTCGTTGCCGGCCGTCATATCCATGTGTTTATAGGGTTTCAGAAACAAGAGCCTGACACTGCGGTCGGTGACCGCCAGCAGCAATTCTTCTCTGGTATCGTAAGGATAACCGGGATGGATGCGGATGGCCTGATAACGATTGGCGGCTAAATAGTAATCCAGCCCTTCCTGTTTGCCTAAAAATTCCACAATCCCCAGCGGGTGACCCGCCATGGCTAAAATCCGCGCGGCAGCCGTCATCGTATCCTCGTTGCCCCAGCCATATACCTCATAGCCGCTGAAAAATAGTTTACTGCTGTTCGGCAGCAGCAGCGCGCTATAGAGAACCGACTGCACATCGGTATAGCCCTTGCTCAGCAGAGTATTGGATAATTGCGGCATCAGCATCAGATCGTTGGATTTGGCATAAGCCAGCAAATCCGCGTTGGGTGCCAGGGCATCTTCATCCAGCAGAACCAGCGTCGTCATCCCCCAGCTTTGCGCTTCTGCCACCAGCTGCAGCGTTTCCATCTGACAGCTTGCGGCAATTTTCTGCAGATCGCCGTATTCCAGGGCAAGTTCAACCGACCGGTTTGCTTCTTCGAAGGGAACCCGGACAGCCAATTGCCTGCCGGCCAGCACAAGAGATGCCGCCAGCACGATCCAGAGGGGAATATATCGCAATCGTTTCATCATCGTTTCTCCATCTCCGGCAGTTCTACGCCAAACTTGATCCTCTTGATTGCCTGCCCCGGCATAACGATTATGGTTTCCACCTTTGCGGCGGAAAACCCTTTTTCCTGCGCTGCCTTTCTCTGCACCGGCAGGGCCGCTTGCGCGCGTCCGCTGGCGCTGGTCAAACCGCCGAAAAAGTGGTATACTGGCAGTAAGATATCAAAGAATCAGACAGCTGCTTGGCACTGCCTTAATAAAAAATGAGGTGTTCTTATGGCAAAAACATTGGTTCTGGCCGAAAAACCTTCGGTCGGACGCGAATTGGCGCGGGTCTTGGGCAGCAATCAAAAAATGAACGGTTATCAGGAAGGCCCGCGCTATCTGGTGACCTGGGCTTTGGGACATCTGGTGACCCTGGCAACCCCGGAAGAATACGATAAAAAATATGAAAAATGGGAGCTGGAGGCGCTGCCGATTATTCCGGCGGCGATCAAGCTGGTTGTAATTCCGGAAAGCGCCCGTCAGTTCAATGTCGTCAAACAGCTGATGCAGCGGCCGGATGTGAGCGATCTGGTGATTGCCACCGATGCCGGGCGGGAAGGAGAGTTGGTTGCCCGCTGGATCATGGAAAAGGTCAATTGGCGCAAACCGGTGCAGCGCTTATGGATCTCTTCCCAAACGGATCTGGCCATCAAAGAAGGTTTCCAAAAATTAAAGCCCGGCCGGGACTACGAAAATCTCTATCGCTCGGCCCAGGCGCGTTCGATTGCCGACTGGCTGGTTGGGTTTAATGTTTCCCGCGCCCTCACCTGCCGCTATAATGCCCAGCTTTCGGCCGGGCGGGTGCAGACACCCACTTTGGCCATGATTATGGGCAGAGAAGAAGAAATCCGCCGCTTTCAGCCGCAGCCCTTTTATACCATCACCGCCCGCTGCAGCGGCTTTAGCGCCAGCCGGCGCGATCAGAGCAACAATACAAGACTCAGCGATCTTGCCCTGGCGGAAACCATCGCCAATAAATGCCGGCAGTCTAAACAGGCTCAGGTCAGGCAGGTTAAAAAAGAGCAGAAGCGGGAAGCGCCGCCTTTGCTGTTCGATTTGACCGAACTGCAGCGGGAAGCCAACCGCCGCTTCAGTTATACCGCCAGGCAAACCCTGCAATTGATGCAGCGCCTATACGAAGAGCATAAACTGCTTACCTATCCGCGCACCGATTCGCGTTATTTAAGCAGCGATATCCTGCCTACTCTCAATTCACGCCTGCGTTCTCTGGCCGCTTCGGCCGCCTACGGCAAACTGGCGGCGCCGTTTGTCAATAAAAAGATAACCGCCAAGCCGCGCCTGATCAATGATGCCAAGGTGACCGATCATCATGCCATTATTCCCACCGAACAGCCGGTCAATTGGCTGAATCTGACCGCCGATGAAAAACGCATCTATGATCTGGTCGTCCGCCGCTTTCTGGCGGTACTCAGCGAAGATTTTCTCTACGAACAAACCGAAGTCAGGCTTGATTTGGCCGCTGAGGTGTTTACCGCCCGCGGCAGGGTGGTGACTTCGGCAGGCTGGAAAAGTATCTATGACCAGACCTTGTTCAGCAGCAATGAGGAACTGGACGACGAAGAAGAGGACGCAGAAGACAGCAAGGAAAAGCAGCAGACGCTGCCGCCGCTGCAGGAAGGTCAGTTCCTGCCGGTGACGGAGGTGCAACTGCTGCGCGGCAGTACGCAGCCGCCCAGGCGCTATACCGAAGCCACCTTGCTTTCGGCCATGGAGCACCCGGCCAAGTTTATGACCGACAACAAACTGCAGAGCATTATCGAAGAAGTCAACGGCATCGGCACTCCTGCCACCCGGGCGGAAATCATCGAACGTCTCTTCACCGCCAATTACTGCGAACGGCGCGGCAAAGAAATTTTTCCGCTCAGCAAAGGCGAACAGCTGCTGAAACTGGCTCCTTCCGATCTGAAATCCCCCACTCTGACGGCGCAGTGGGAACAAAAACTGACGCTGATCAGCAAGGGTACGCTGCCGGACAAGACCTTTATCGACGAGATGCAAACCTATACCAAAAAGCTGGTCAACGATGTCAAGCAGTTTGCAGGTGATTATCATCACGACAATCTGACGCACACGCGCTGCCCCAACTGCGGCAAATTCCTCCTGGAAATCAACGGCAAGAAAGGCAAAATGCTGGTCTGTCAGGATCGGGAGTGCGGTTATCGCGAAAACCTTTCTTTCCTGAGCAATGCCCGCTGCCCCAATTGCCATAAGAAGCTGGAAGTCTTCGGCGACGGCGAGAAAAAAATCTATTCCTGCAAGTGCGGCTTCCGGGAAAAATACGACCGTTTCAACCAGATGCTGTCTGAAAACAAACAGCAGGCTTCCAAAGCGGAGATTCAGCGTTTTGAGCAGGAACAGTCACGCCGCAATGCCGCCGGCGATCAGTCGGCGTTTGCCCTGGCCTGGCAAAAAGCGCACGAGAAAGAACAAATCAACTAAACAAAAAACCCCGCCCGGTATGATGCCGCCGGCAGTTCCCTCTTAAAAAGAGGCGACTGCGTCGGAAGGCTTTCACCGGACGGGTTTTGCTGTTGATTGCGTCTCTTGTCTGCCCTGCCGCCCGGGGGAAGCGATACGGCGCTCAAACTAAGACAGAACCGTGAATTTGGGCGGACCGTCCGTCACCAGCAAGCGCTGCCAGCGCGGGCGGCAGGCTTTTATCATAACGGGGACAAATTCCGTAAAGCTTTGCAGCAAAGGGTGCAGGGCCGCATAATGCGAAAAAGGGTATTGCGCATACACTTGGCTGCAGGCTGCTGAAATTTGGCAAATTTGTGCCGCGAAGGGTGTATCCTGCAGCGGCTGCAGCATTTTTTCTCGTTCGCTGCAGGAATCCAGGGCCAGAGAGCCGCAGAGATAAATGCAGGCCAAGAAGGTCGCTTCCAAATGTTCTTTACGCTGCCTGGCCCGATCGGCAGAAAACGAGGTCATGGCGCGGGTCAACAAGCGCTGTTCGGCCAGCAGACCGGTGGTTTTAGCCTGCAGTAAGGGCAGCGGTTCCGATTCCGCCGCCAGGCGGGTGGCATAATATTCATCCCAGGCACGGTAAAAAAAAGCCGTGTAATCGGCAGTCACAGCATCAAGCTCCCCTGAGATGCTGCCCCGGATGGCCTTGAGACGATTGTTGTTGTCTACATGCGCCAATTCATGCTGCACCGTATTCTGCAGCAGCCGGTCTGCTTGCCGATCCTGCCGGCTGTTTTGCCAGAGTGCTTCAGAGATGAGAATATAAGAGTCGCCGTTTTTGCGGCGAATGAACTCACCGCCGTATTGACTTAAAAAGAGTTTGGGGGTAAATAGAATACCGCTCAAACCGCTCAAATCCAGCTCCCGGCAGAGGGCAAAGGGTTCCAGCCATTGACGAAGCAGTTGGCTGCGTTCCGGGTCTTCCCGGTAGGCAGTCTCGTTTACGGCAACAAAGCAAGAAAAAGGATCGCTCATTCTATTCCGTCTCCGTTGTTTTTTCGTTTTCTTCCTTTTGTTCGGACGCGGTAAACAGATTTTTCTCATAGAGATGCTTCGCATCCAGGCGGGCCTGCACAATTTCCCGCAGTAAAGCATAAAGCACCGATACCAGAGGGATGAACAGGAGCATCCCCCAGATACCCCACAAGGTGCCGCCCACGCTGACAGCCAGCAGCACCCAGATGGCCGGCAGACCGATGGAATTTCCCATCACCCGCGGATATATCAAATTACCTTCTACCTGCTGCAGAATCAGGAAAAGAACGAGAAACCAAAATGCCTTGAGGGGGTCGAGTATTAAAATCAGGACAGCACCGATCACACAGCCAATAAAAGCACCAAAGACCGGAATAATTGCCGTACAGCCAATGGTCACACTGATGACCAAGGCATAGGGGAAACGGAAAATGGTCATACTGATCAGAAACATCATGCCCAGGATGAAAGCTTCCAGGCATTGTCCGGAGAGAAAACTGGTAAAAATCTTAGCGGACAATTTAGAAATCCGCAAGATATTCTCAGCATTGGAACGGGGAAAAAAGGCATACAGCATTTTGGTCACTTGCCGGCCCAGTTCTTCTTTTTGCAGCAGCAGATAAATGGCAAAGACAATGGACAGCGTAAAGGTCAGCATGCCGCTGAAAATAGAAGTGACGACCGAAATGGTGGAATTGAAAATTCCGCCCAAAGAGGTTTCGGCAAATTTCGAAACGGTATTATAGATGCTGTTCCAGTCAAATTGCAGATCCTGCACCCATTTCACCGCATCCTGGAACTGCAAGGAGGCCAGCAAGTCTTCCAGCCAAATTTTGAATTGATCAAAATAGTCCGGCAGGTTATTTTGCAGGATCATCAGAGTATTCGTCAGCTCCGGAACAACCGCCACCATGACAACGGCAATGAAGGCAGCCAGGAAAGTCACGGTCAGCAGCAAGCTGAGCGCGCGATGGTATTTCTTCGGCAGAGGCAGCCTGCGCTTGCTGAAAATCTCCCGTTCCACTGTCTGCATCGGAACATTGACAATAAAAGCGATGATACAGCCTAAAATAAAAGGAGCCAGCACCCGGATGAAGAGGAGGAGAAAACGCCAAATCGCCTGCAGATTCTGTAACCCCCAGAGCAGCAGGATACCGGCTGCAATGATCTTAAACCAATACATGAAATCATGCTGATTGTTTTCCATAGCGGTTTCACTCCGATCCTGTCGCGTTCTTTCTAGAGCGCTTGCGCACGACAATTTTTCTTTATCCTTTTTAATTCGTGCCGGCAACCGCCGTTTCCTGCAAAAGCAAATCGTTCCCTGTTTTTCTGCCCTGCTTCTTGCTCCGGTATGTTCCAGAAAAAAAGCGTTCTTCTGTCTAATTCCTGCGCATTGACCGGCGACTGCTTGCGGGTAAAGCAAAACAGACCTCGGTCTTGCTACCGGGGTCTGTTTTAATCATTTCAGTTAAACGGTTGCTTTCCAAAGCCCATGCAGATTGCAATAAGCATAGACAGCAAGCGGTTTATCGTTGGGGGTGAGTGCGAAAACAACTTCGGGAACATCTCCGGCCTTCAAAGTTTTGCGTTGACCGCCCTGTTCGCTCAGAAGATAGACCCATTCAATATGATGCTCTTCTGTCATAGGATGCGGCACAGAACCAACGGCAACTTTCACATTATGGCCGTCTACGGTAGCAACAGGGATGTGTTTTTCTTTGCTCGCTTCCACGGTGTTGGGCAATAATTCTGTCATTTTTTGGTTGCAGCAAACCATACGCACACCGGAGTCGTGAATCAAACCTGCTATGTTACCACAGACATCACAACGGAAAAATCTACATTCTTTCATTCTGCCATCTCCTCCTTGTTTGTTTTTCTTCGCCCGGCAGTCACCGAACCATTGCTATTTTGCAGGACACCTTGTTACCCGGTCACTGTCTGCTGAATTTGATTATAACAGTATTCATTCGCATTTTCAAGAGGCAAATGAAATATTCCTGTCTTGGGCAAGCCCGGTTACCTTTTTTCAAACCTCCGCTTGACGAAAGAACCTGGGTGAAGTATGATAAAATTATTGTTTTGGCCATTGGTGCGGCAGAGCAGATGCGTTGCTCACCTCCTGCCCGGAATGACCAGCGAACAACAAGAACAACAATTTGGAGGAGGATTTACGATGCCAAAACTAGCGGTCGGCGACAAGATGCCCAATTTTACGTTTAATACCGCCTATCATTCCGGTCTTACCATTGCGGAGATTCTCCCAAAGCAGCAAAGAACCGTTTTTTGGGTGCTGCGCTATATCGGCTGCACCACCTGCCGTTATGATCTGCATCAGCTGGCCGGCAATTATCAGAAGTTCCTCGATCTGGACAGTCAGATCTATGTTGTGATGCAGAGCGAACCCGCCAATGTACGCGAATATCTGGCCGAGCACGCGCTGCCTTTTGAAATCATCTGCGACAGCAAACAGGAGATTTACCAAACGCTGATGATTCCCGCAACAGCCACACGGGAAGAACGTCAGCCCACCGAAGCCGCCGATCTCGCCAAATTAGCGGATAAAATGGCGAAGCTGAAAG
This window harbors:
- a CDS encoding AI-2E family transporter, which encodes MENNQHDFMYWFKIIAAGILLLWGLQNLQAIWRFLLLFIRVLAPFILGCIIAFIVNVPMQTVEREIFSKRRLPLPKKYHRALSLLLTVTFLAAFIAVVMVAVVPELTNTLMILQNNLPDYFDQFKIWLEDLLASLQFQDAVKWVQDLQFDWNSIYNTVSKFAETSLGGIFNSTISVVTSIFSGMLTFTLSIVFAIYLLLQKEELGRQVTKMLYAFFPRSNAENILRISKLSAKIFTSFLSGQCLEAFILGMMFLISMTIFRFPYALVISVTIGCTAIIPVFGAFIGCVIGAVLILILDPLKAFWFLVLFLILQQVEGNLIYPRVMGNSIGLPAIWVLLAVSVGGTLWGIWGMLLFIPLVSVLYALLREIVQARLDAKHLYEKNLFTASEQKEENEKTTETE
- a CDS encoding redoxin domain-containing protein codes for the protein MPKLAVGDKMPNFTFNTAYHSGLTIAEILPKQQRTVFWVLRYIGCTTCRYDLHQLAGNYQKFLDLDSQIYVVMQSEPANVREYLAEHALPFEIICDSKQEIYQTLMIPATATREERQPTEAADLAKLADKMAKLKAGGFVHGKYEGNEQQLPALFVVEQNGTVSYAHYAKNSIDMPEVEAILELLRSMK
- a CDS encoding desulfoferrodoxin, with the translated sequence MKECRFFRCDVCGNIAGLIHDSGVRMVCCNQKMTELLPNTVEASKEKHIPVATVDGHNVKVAVGSVPHPMTEEHHIEWVYLLSEQGGQRKTLKAGDVPEVVFALTPNDKPLAVYAYCNLHGLWKATV
- a CDS encoding DNA topoisomerase III, which encodes MAKTLVLAEKPSVGRELARVLGSNQKMNGYQEGPRYLVTWALGHLVTLATPEEYDKKYEKWELEALPIIPAAIKLVVIPESARQFNVVKQLMQRPDVSDLVIATDAGREGELVARWIMEKVNWRKPVQRLWISSQTDLAIKEGFQKLKPGRDYENLYRSAQARSIADWLVGFNVSRALTCRYNAQLSAGRVQTPTLAMIMGREEEIRRFQPQPFYTITARCSGFSASRRDQSNNTRLSDLALAETIANKCRQSKQAQVRQVKKEQKREAPPLLFDLTELQREANRRFSYTARQTLQLMQRLYEEHKLLTYPRTDSRYLSSDILPTLNSRLRSLAASAAYGKLAAPFVNKKITAKPRLINDAKVTDHHAIIPTEQPVNWLNLTADEKRIYDLVVRRFLAVLSEDFLYEQTEVRLDLAAEVFTARGRVVTSAGWKSIYDQTLFSSNEELDDEEEDAEDSKEKQQTLPPLQEGQFLPVTEVQLLRGSTQPPRRYTEATLLSAMEHPAKFMTDNKLQSIIEEVNGIGTPATRAEIIERLFTANYCERRGKEIFPLSKGEQLLKLAPSDLKSPTLTAQWEQKLTLISKGTLPDKTFIDEMQTYTKKLVNDVKQFAGDYHHDNLTHTRCPNCGKFLLEINGKKGKMLVCQDRECGYRENLSFLSNARCPNCHKKLEVFGDGEKKIYSCKCGFREKYDRFNQMLSENKQQASKAEIQRFEQEQSRRNAAGDQSAFALAWQKAHEKEQIN